Part of the Paenibacillus sp. YPG26 genome, CTGATTTGTCATAAATAAACAGAATACATAGCCCCCGGCTAAAAAGCCTAACAAAAAAATCCGCCTATCTAGGCGGATTTGTAACTACTACGGTAATGCTCTGGTCCAGCTTCTCATCCCAGTCCATGAAGCACTCTGCGATGGTGCGGCCCAAGGAACTGCTGATCTGGCTGCTGCGTGTTATGTAACCCTTCTCAAGCCTTCTTTTCACATCCCTCAGAATCTCCCCGTGCTCAAGCCGGATCAATTCCTTCTCCATCTCGCCGAGAACACCCTGACGGAGAACCAGCAGTGTCCGTGGATTAATCTCGTAGGAAGAAATCTCAAGCGGCTCCTTCTGCACGCGTCCGCTAATCGTGACGATTTCACGTTCGAGCTCCAGCTTGCCGGGGTATGTCTTGGGCTGCGGTTCATTCAGGCCTATGGGTTCAGGAAAGCTCGCGATCAGCATCCCGCTCTTGCTGTCAAACTCCCAATCATAATACAGCTTCTCAGGCTCCATACCGAGCACAAGCTTAAGATAACCTGTAATCTCAGGTATAACCCGCTGCATGATCTGGTCTCTTATTTGACGGATAATAGATTCTTGATTCTGTTCAAGCAGTACACGTTCGGAATTGATCAGGAAGCTTCTCAGATAGATTGTGGTGAACTTATGGCTGAATGAGACGACAACAGATTCAGGTCCCTTGCCAAAGTGCTCTCTGAATGCTTTTCCTGTAAAGCTTGCGATTTGCTGACAAAGCTGCTGAGATTGTAATTGATTCATTTACAACTGACTCGCCTCGTCGGTGCCCAGCCAGGCCTATGCAGTGTCCCCGGCTTCCTGCTTATTAGCTGCAGCGAGTCATTCTTTCCCTCCCTTAGCAAACATAAAAAAGCCTAACATCCCTGTTCATAGAGAAGTTAGGCCATGAAATTGACTTTTATCCTAAGATAGATTCATTCATTTACCTGACAATATAAAGTTCACAATCGTTAATGTGATCACATCCGTCAAACCAGAAACAACGAGCACTGGGGTTAGCCTCGAAAAATCACTACCTTATACCCGTAGTCTTGGCTATCATAACACATTTCCTCCGGAAGAAATACGTCTATAGGAACTATTTTAATCCTGATTGTGCTAACGGACTGCGGCTTTATGAAGCGAGTATTCATTCAGGGTTACCTGAAGTCCGTCCAGGATGGTATGAACAGGTTCCCAATCCAGCAGCATTCTTGCCTTATCGTTGCTAAGCAGGCTGTGGACAATGTCTCCCTCTCTGGCCGCCTGATAATCGGGAACTATATGTAGGTCGCTTAGATTCCGCAGCATCCCGAACAGTTCTCGAATGCTCAGCGGCTTCCCGCTACTGATGTTCATCACTTGTCTGGATCCACGCTGCAGGGCGGCTGCATTGGCTGCAGCAACATCTTTTACAAAGATGAAGTCTCTGGAATGCTCACCGTCTCCATAGATTGCCGGGCGTTCACCTTCCAGCATCCGGCCCACAAAAGAAGCAACTACCGCCCCTTCTCCGTTCGAGGTCTGTCCGGGGCCATATACGTTGGCGTATCTTAGAATGGCGTAATCGAGTCCGTACTGACGGGAGAAAGACTCAATATATTTCTCCGTGGCAAGCTTGGAGAGCCCATAGAAAGAGAGCGGATCAAGCTCATGACTCTCATCAATAGGGAGATAGAGGGGATTGCCGTAGACTGCTGCTGAAGAGGAGAAGACAATTTTGCGGACATGATAGTCCACACACTGCTTCAGCAGATTCACGGTACCCAGAATATTATGCTGCGCATCCAGATATGGATTGTGAAGAGAGCGCTGAACGCTGATCTGACCTGCCAGGTGAATGACCGCATCCGGCCGCTCCGTGCTGAAGACTTGCGAGAGCTGCCCTGAGCCGATGTCCACCGGATAGAAGATTACTCTCTCGTCATAGTAGGACTTCGTCCCGTCCTCCAAATAATCGATCACGATGACCTGATGTCCCTGCTCCAGCAATTGCTCAACCGTGTGCCGCCCGATGAACCCCGCTCCGCCGGTTACTGCGATCTTCATTGAATCTACTCTCCTATTCTTATAAATACATGAGCATGGAATGAGCGGAGCAACAGCTCTCCCTTCCATATGAGTCGATTCAATGTATGAATATGGCCATGAAAATATGACTTTTTATTTCATACTGTACATTTCTCTCATTAGCGTTACATCGGGTATCCAGTAGTACAGCTCTTTTTTGACCAGGGGGTCGTAGAGCTTCTCACTGTGTCCCGGAATTTGATAATACTTCATATCCTCTGTCTTCATCTCCTTCGCCAGCAAGGACAAGCTCAAGAGATCGCTGTCAGTCAGATTGGTATCCACCATATCCTCTCTCACCTGCCTGATCAGAACCGGAAGCCTTGCAAGATTCGCCGGCTGCAGCAGGGTCCGCAGAATGCTCTTCAGCACAAGCGCCTGGTTCTGCTGACGCCCCTGGTCGCCTTCGGCAAGCGAATGGCGTTCCTGCACAAGCTTGAGTGTGAGATCCCCGCCCAGCTTCTGTTCGCCCGCAGGCAGGGTCAAATGCGCATAGGTCAGCTTCACGGGAGCAGGAAGCGTGACTTCAAGGCCCCCCAGGGTATCTATGAAATGCTCAAATCCCTCAAAGTCGGTCTTCACATAATAATGGATTGAACAGCCGCACAAATTGCTGACAGCCTGGAGCGAGGCCTTCGTCCCCTCATGATTGCCGCCACGGAGCTCTCCGAGCAGATGGGCATGGTTAATCTTCGTATACCCCACTCCCGGCAGCTTGACCCGGGTATCCCGCGGAATAGAGACCAGACTAACCCTGTTCTCGTCAACGTTGACCCTCGCCAGCATCATCACATCCGTCCGGGAATCCTCACTTCCTCTGGCATCAATACCCAGGATCAGTATATTAAGATTCGTCTGCGCAAGGCCCGGCTTCTCACCCATGAGGGAGCGGGCCGGGGAAGCTGCAGCTGCAGGAGGCCCGGAGCGGACATCCCCCGGAATCCGGCCGCCCGTATCCGGTGCGGCGACGGCATCCGGATCCGGAACAGCCAGCACTGGGATCTCCGAAGGACGGAAATGCTGCGAAGGCTGGAGAGACCAGTAGAAAGCATACCCGCCCAGAGCTGTGCAGAGCAGGAGCCCGGCTATCAGCATATACACCTTACGCTTGTTCATCTTCTACTCCTACCTCCTTGGGTCTCTGCCAGCCCGTCAATTGAGAGAATCAACGCGGAAGAACCCGTTCCTAACCCTGCAGCTGCTTCGATGCGGCTGGCGGCTCGTGCGCCGCAGGATTCAGAAGCTTCTCCAGACCAAGCTCCGCGGCGGACTTCGCCTCCGCCCTGATGCCCCGGGACTGTTCCCGCTTCAGCACCACCATAATGGTCTGGAACAGAAGGCGTAAGTCCAGCATCGGGGAGTAATTCTTGATATACAGCAGATCGTAGCGAAGCTTATCTTCCGCAGAGGTTGTATAGTTCGCCTTCACCTGAGCGAGTCCTGTCAGGCCCGGCTTGACCATAAGCCTGTAGGTATAGTGCGGAAGCTCTGTCTTGAAGCTGGAAATGAAGAAGGCGCGTTCGGGTCTGGGACCGACCAGACTCATGTCTCCTCTGAGGACATTGATCAGCTGGGGAAGCTCGTCAATCCGGGTTGCGCGGATGAACTGGCCCAGTCTTGTAATTCTAGCATCCCCGTCCCCGGCAAGGATCGGCCCTGTACCCTGCTCCGCATTGTCGATCATGCTCCGGAACTTGAGAAGATGGAAGGGCTTCTCATGCAGCCCGATCCGTTCCTGAACGAATAAGGCCCTGCCCCTTGAGGTTAGTGGAATGAGAATGAACATAAGCAGCATAATCGGTGAAGCCACAAGCAGCAGCAGCGAGGAGATCAGGAGATCGACCGACCGCTTCATCACGCGCTCGATCAGCGTAAGATGAGGAGGCATAATGGAGTAGATCATCAGATCATCGAGCTGCTGGGGCTCGGCATTGACAAGCGACAGTTCATAGAAGCCCGGTATCAGCAGTACCTCAATCTGCCTTGTCCCTGCGGCTCGGATCAGCGAGGACTTGGTATCCGCAGGAAGATCGTGGGCCAGAAGGACGGCGTCTACATCCTCCCACATGCTGTC contains:
- a CDS encoding Na-translocating system protein MpsC family protein, with product MNQLQSQQLCQQIASFTGKAFREHFGKGPESVVVSFSHKFTTIYLRSFLINSERVLLEQNQESIIRQIRDQIMQRVIPEITGYLKLVLGMEPEKLYYDWEFDSKSGMLIASFPEPIGLNEPQPKTYPGKLELEREIVTISGRVQKEPLEISSYEINPRTLLVLRQGVLGEMEKELIRLEHGEILRDVKRRLEKGYITRSSQISSSLGRTIAECFMDWDEKLDQSITVVVTNPPR
- a CDS encoding NAD-dependent epimerase/dehydratase family protein; translation: MKIAVTGGAGFIGRHTVEQLLEQGHQVIVIDYLEDGTKSYYDERVIFYPVDIGSGQLSQVFSTERPDAVIHLAGQISVQRSLHNPYLDAQHNILGTVNLLKQCVDYHVRKIVFSSSAAVYGNPLYLPIDESHELDPLSFYGLSKLATEKYIESFSRQYGLDYAILRYANVYGPGQTSNGEGAVVASFVGRMLEGERPAIYGDGEHSRDFIFVKDVAAANAAALQRGSRQVMNISSGKPLSIRELFGMLRNLSDLHIVPDYQAAREGDIVHSLLSNDKARMLLDWEPVHTILDGLQVTLNEYSLHKAAVR
- a CDS encoding LCP family protein — its product is MNKRKVYMLIAGLLLCTALGGYAFYWSLQPSQHFRPSEIPVLAVPDPDAVAAPDTGGRIPGDVRSGPPAAAASPARSLMGEKPGLAQTNLNILILGIDARGSEDSRTDVMMLARVNVDENRVSLVSIPRDTRVKLPGVGYTKINHAHLLGELRGGNHEGTKASLQAVSNLCGCSIHYYVKTDFEGFEHFIDTLGGLEVTLPAPVKLTYAHLTLPAGEQKLGGDLTLKLVQERHSLAEGDQGRQQNQALVLKSILRTLLQPANLARLPVLIRQVREDMVDTNLTDSDLLSLSLLAKEMKTEDMKYYQIPGHSEKLYDPLVKKELYYWIPDVTLMREMYSMK
- a CDS encoding sugar transferase, producing the protein MKVFVLMLDCVFIYVSYMLAYKLVYHGDIPLPEWNTFLGYAPWLGLFTVVPYYMFYLYDFAGRQKPGTYLYNLMLAHLVFVVELIVLNYWLKTLSLPLTVVITAFFTQLLLTFSLRLLIFYIQSQGIGRKRAMAVISRDQADLSGLEQMLGKGSVWLDLQYVVVMDGDEAAPSDSMWEDVDAVLLAHDLPADTKSSLIRAAGTRQIEVLLIPGFYELSLVNAEPQQLDDLMIYSIMPPHLTLIERVMKRSVDLLISSLLLLVASPIMLLMFILIPLTSRGRALFVQERIGLHEKPFHLLKFRSMIDNAEQGTGPILAGDGDARITRLGQFIRATRIDELPQLINVLRGDMSLVGPRPERAFFISSFKTELPHYTYRLMVKPGLTGLAQVKANYTTSAEDKLRYDLLYIKNYSPMLDLRLLFQTIMVVLKREQSRGIRAEAKSAAELGLEKLLNPAAHEPPAASKQLQG